Proteins encoded by one window of Aptenodytes patagonicus chromosome 11, bAptPat1.pri.cur, whole genome shotgun sequence:
- the CEBPA gene encoding CCAAT/enhancer-binding protein alpha translates to MEQANFYEVDSRPPMSSGQHHQLQTPLPGSAYSYREAPSAVAPVAGGAELGDICENENSIDISAYIDPAAFNDEFLADLFQHSKQQEKAKAILAGDFDFHSMHGAGAAASAPGHQQQHHQQPLFGCVAGYMDGKLDPLYERIAAPGLRPLVIKQEPREEEEVKSAALSALYPHHAPQQHPSHLQYQIAHCAQTTMHLQPGHPTPPPTPVPSPHHPHHPHPPGGLPAAGALKMMPADHRSKSKKTVDKNSNEYRVRRERNNIAVRKSRDKAKQRNVETQQKVLELTTDNERLRKRVEQLTRELETLRGIFRQLPESSLVKAMGSCA, encoded by the coding sequence ATGGAGCAAGCCAACTTCTACGAGGTCGATTCCCGGCCCCCGATGAGCAGCGGCCAGCACCACCAGCTTCAGACTCCCCTGCCCGGCAGCGCCTACAGCTACAGAGAGGCTCCCTCGGCGGTGGCACCTGTTGCGGGCGGCGCGGAGCTCGGCGACATCTGCGAGAACGAGAACTCCATCGACATCAGCGCCTACATCGACCCCGCCGCCTTCAACGACGAGTTTCTGGCCGACCTCttccagcacagcaagcagcaggagaaagccaagGCCATCCTGGCCGGGGATTTCGACTTCCACAGCATGCATggggccggcgccgccgcctcggcgccggggcaccagcagcagcaccaccagcagccgcTCTTCGGCTGCGTGGCCGGCTACATGGACGGCAAGCTCGACCCCCTCTACGAGCGCATCGCCGCGCCCGGCTTGCGGCCGCTGGTGATTAAGCAGGAGCCccgcgaggaggaggaggtcaaGTCGGCGGCCCTGTCGGCCCTCTACCCCCACCACGCTCCGCAGCAGCACCCGTCCCACCTGCAGTACCAGATCGCCCACTGCGCCCAGACCACCATGCACCTCCAGCCCGGGCACCCCACGCCGCCCCCCACGCCCGTGCCCAGCCCGCACCACCCGCACCACCCGCACCCCCCCGGCGGCCTGCCCGCTGCCGGAGCCCTCAAGATGATGCCCGCGGACCACCGGAGCAAATCGAAAAAGACAGTCGACAAGAACAGCAACGAGTACCGGGTGCGCCGGGAGCGCAACAACATCGCGGTGCGCAAGAGCCGGGACAAGGCCAAGCAGCGCAACGTGGAGACGcagcagaaggtgctggagctCACCACCGACAACGAGCGGCTGCGCAAGCGGGTGGAGCAGCTCACCCGGGAGCTGGAGACTCTGCGGGGCATCTTCAGGCAGCTGCCCGAGAGCTCGCTGGTGAAGGCCATGGGCAGCTGCGCCTAG